From the genome of Ictalurus punctatus breed USDA103 chromosome 5, Coco_2.0, whole genome shotgun sequence:
ttaaagaagatttgagctccatccagaggcagaaaggatctggatctctagtatctccataaattcgtgtggggctcggcgaagaTTTAGAAGGTTTAGAGTTGTATTACACAAAGTTTCTAGAAATGTTACatacaaaaaaaccccattcTGATAACTTAGATGTTTTAGTTGGGACAATGCTGCAGCAGTCATTCCTTGCCATTTTTGTGCAGGAAGTAAACATATACCAGTGTTAATGGCTCGTAAGGATTTAAAGTATATTGACCTTTGCGCATAAACGGTGAGATTGAAAAATTCATCACTGGGATTGTGGAGTAGTTGGTCATCTTGTTTTGCTTCATGGCATCAAAGTGGGTATTTTTTGtaatcttctctctctcttcttttggTGTAGATAAACCGAGGAAAGAAGAAAGACGCTCCACCTCACGATCAGTGTTCTAGATAAGAAAGAAACACATTCGGATGATCAAAGCTCAAAATTCTGGACCCACAATAATAAGcctcatgaagaaaaaaaaaaacagtaaattgTACACTGTAACAGGTATCATTAACAATTATTCACAATTTCTACAGTGTTCAAAATTATTCTACATTGTGTACCTCCACCATATCTTCAAAGAACATGTAGTGAAGATTAGAGTATGTCTGCTTCTTCTCCCAGTAGCCAGTCACATGATCATACCAAGGTCCAAACACCTCTACAAGGTCATATAAAAAGAATTACATGTATACATGGATAATCAGGGGTGGAAATTACTAGAGTAATTGTAtttcattactattattattttggtgcaTTTATTTCTGAGTATTGTTGAAATCTTGAATACTTGTAATGttacttaattacatttcatgaaaaaaaagCCAGTGACTGTGTGTAACACATCAGTTGAATGGGCTCATTTAAGCAGCCAATCATTTCAATTTAAAGCATCCAATCAAGTTCATCAATgtagaaaacacaaacatatatagAATAGTTCCAAATCATTACAAGCCATGACCTTCAGGCTACACAATGCAGTTAGCACTATAGCTATTCTTATGCATCtgaaaatacactatatggccaaaagaatgtggacacctgagtacTGAATATCCCATTACAAAACCATTTGTAGGATGTCTATTAGATTTTGGAaggtggctgtggggatttgcctattcagccacaagagctcAAGAGGCTGTGAACTGATGTTCGGTGAGAGGGCATGAAGTGCAGttggcattccaattcatcccaaaggtgttaaGTGGGTTCGAGATCAGGGttttgtgcaggccacttgagttcttctacaccaaccTTGTTAAActatgtctttatggagcttgctttgtgtacagttgcattgtcatgctgaggCTCCAGTGAAGAAATGCTAtagacaattgtgtgtttccaactttgtggcaacagtctgTGGAAGACCTTCATATgggttatggtcaggtgtccacatacttttggctatgtAGTGTATATAATCCACTGCACTTGACATTCATCTAATTTGACCagttaaacatttacttttaaaaCTTAAGTAGCAACTTTTTTGTGTGCTATTTTCTTGAGTACATTATTTTTTGGCTGAATACAAGAATGTCAAACATCCATACCGTCACTTAAGTATCATCTCTAAGTACTTTTTCAACCCCTGCTCATAATTAATATTTGTGCCACTAAGCCCCTCCTCCAGTGAGTTCATTTGATATAGTAATTGTTACTCACTCTTTCCATCCATGAACATCTGTAGATAATTGTTCCAGTCTCCTGGATCAGGTTGTAGGTGATTCATGCGCTCAAAGTGGAAGTATGACACAGCATTGTCTTTGGCATTACGAGCTACATAGACAACCTggagagacacacactgacactgaaaagctgaaatacagtatacaaagaggaatatactgtatatgtgctgAATATTGCCAACTTTTTTTAGTTAACAtattattatacttattatatattattatattattgtactAGTCTTAAGGGAAAATCTTCTGACTGTATTTCAGACATAAGCATTACTCAGAATCTAACTCTACAGAACAGAGCATcaatttaaatgtgtaatacagtttttattgaAGAAGCAACATTGTTTAAGTGGGAACCTCATAATCCTTTGAAAGTTGTTTAAAGCTTGAACACATGGAGACATCTGTTTATTCATAAGAGTTGTGTTCCACAATCATCAAGTGCATTCAGCATTTCTATTATGGTGGTGATGTGGacattattagtattttatttccTACAGATCTTAAGTCATGACACCTCCTTGCTAGTAGAGGGCCCCCTCTTAAGTATTGAACTGTCTCACACTCTTCCTGTTTCCCAGTAATTTCCTGTTTATGGACTATGCTGTATTCAACTTTTGCTGCATTAACTGGGGACAGTCTTCTCTTGACTTAGTCGACTATTGCTGCATTCGTGGTAATTTGCAAGTTgaaatttcaggttgaggggaCATTTTCTGTGGTTTTACCAATTATAGGTGGGGAATTGCAAGTTGCAACTATGCCTCAAATACAGCATAAGAAGGGCTGCTTTGTTTACTGCAGATGTAGTGCTCAGACAcgttgatttgacatcacttgTTGAAGTCAGAGTACATGGCTTTGGAAACCATCCTGAGTTCTTGAGTAggaatttcaagttgagggggtgttttctttgttttttttattgtctggAGTTGTGGAATAATGAGTTACATCTTCTAGTCAAATGAAGCATGTTATAATGACTCATACATACACAGTCACATTGCAAAGTCTTGCCAATATTTATATTGAaaaagttccctttcaaagggaacttcgatgttgcgcttagcataacagtatgggagggttacgttcacgcccCCTATTCAGGCAGGGGtcaactaatccttctctgggcagagggaaagttcttgtcagtgagtgcaatgtacattccgggcagccGGAATGTAGGGGAAGACACCCtttcgaggcaggggctgaggcccgggggttggaggcgccatccacaagtggtggagtccatatggcggaggttcagacaagtggatgtggatgtgttcgcctccgaggagacaacacactgcccgctgtggttcgccctcactcctcccgcaccactGGGACTGGACGCCAcggtgcacacgtggccgaggtcacgtctatatgcttttaccccgatcgctctgcttccacaagttctagcgagagttcgccaagactgtctacatctgctgctagtagcaccttattagccggctcgaatatggttctcgcagataatttccctgctcaACGGTACTCCTAGGGAGATTTGCATCTGCAGGgctctactgtctcaagccagctGATTTTCAttctcggccagaactatggaaactgtagGTACTATGGAAACTATGGAaactgaggggcaccagctcatagattctggtctcacaactgaggttgtagagaccatgttaagtGCTacagcaccatccacaaggaaattgtatgcgctcaagtggcggctttttgtcttgtggtgtgaggaacgtcagctagacccagtgaactgcgcaatagctataGTCCTGGAgatcttacaagaacgtttctcagcagggttggctccttctccaatcagggtttacgtggccgccattttggccagccacaccGCTGTTGATgaagcctctgtggggcaacatcctctaccttcgaggttcatgcatggtgtcaggcggctgaggcccatctgcaggccgcctATACTTTcatgggacctttctgtggttttggaaggtctgtcaggggccccatttgagcccttagagtcagcctctgagaagcttctgactctaaaggtaactctttgcccctggattagccaaggccttcctgtatcctacgccggattatattcctaaagtgtctacatcggctgcccaccctgtggtgttgcagactttctgccctcctccattcctcacactggaaaaagagaggatgcacctgctgtgtccagtaagggctctctgtacttatgtccaccgttccggccagtggcgtaagtcggagcagctgctggtctgctttggcggcgacagtagaggtgatgctgtgtcaaagctctaattggatagtggaagcaatctctatggcttacgaggcACGCGGTttcgccacgcctctgggcataaggcctcattccactagggcggtcgcctcctcgaaggctttgtccaaaggggtatccttacaggatgtgtgtactgctgcaggatggtctacaccacacatattcattcgttattacagcctggatattcattccaccctgggctcgagtgtcttgcagtgacccgcAGGCTTGGGTCTCTTTGAACAGGCcttaccctcggtatgacggagtgggtattctcgttcccatactgttatgctaagcGCAACGTCAaaattccctttgaaagggactGTCTGgtttatgcatgtaaccctgttccctgagaagggaacgagacattgcgtagctttgtaataccagggcaggcctgtgaattgcgacttcgcttcagataatagaggctggtggcgtggttcacaggtgtgatatatatcatgcgacgtgcttaattgccacgtcacctgatcatggcagaccTATAAGCAGAGCCATGGTTTTACACAAGCtgcagatactggtcacgcgcgcaagggcgctcccatactgttatgctaagcgcaacgtctcattcccttctcagggaacagggttacatgcgtaacccagacgttctaTGCCATTGTTTTCTGTTTGCTATTCCTGAGTTTGACACTTGCTGTGTTCTTAGACTACTCTTTGGATTTGCCTGGTTGTTATTGTAGAGTATCTGTGTTTTGACCTCCTGACTCCTGTTCTAGGACTTTGTTTTGGATTGTATTAAAACCTCCAGCACATGGAGCTGAACCCCTCTCCAGAATCTCTCTTGTTACACCATCCCTATGTTTGATGATTAAAAATACCATACAATTAAAGACCAGAACTGAAAAGCTGAGAGGTCCCAAATACTATACCTTGCAGTTCTGTTCCCAGAAGGACTTGGGCACCAGCTGAACAGGTAAATGAGTTTTGATGAGTCGTGGTGTGGTGGATAAATTATTTACTAGTTCAACCCCTATACAAAGAAGAAAAGCAGCATTAAATCGAAATGTTTAAGATCTATGCACAAGTGGTTTCAATACATATAATTGTGAAGCTTAGGATGAAGCTGGTGATTCCCTCATGAATCATATGTGTGTTGTACTGGAATGAGCATGGCTACTGACCTGTAGCTATCTTAGGAATAACCGCCTCAAGGAAAGGCACTCGCAAGTAGATGGGTATTGAGGTCTGACGCTCTGGTGCTGTATTGCCAAAATAAATAAGGTCTAAGATGTAGGAAACCCAGGTGGTGCCTGGTGGAAGAGAATTGGAGAGAAAGTAAAAACCTGGTGTCGTTACGACCAACTGGAATCAGAGGTTTACAGTCACTGTAGGCCTACACTTGTGTAAAATGTTAGCTCAGCTCATACACATGCAAAAATACTTTACTCAAAGCAGAATGTCCTGAAGTCCCCTCTCAATGTGCAATGCAATGCTGCTTGTGCTTTTCATTCATTcgccaggttttttttgtttgttttgtgcctTGGTTTTGTATCTTTGCTCCTGTCTTCACCCCTGCCATTGTTTGTTCCTCAAATGAGTGCACATGTTCTGTGTATAGCCCTTGTTTGTTCACgacaaaacacaaaaccagAACGGTATAAAATCTTATTCTGATATTTGTCCCGTTAAGACTGAATGTTGTTTTCTGCTACTAGTTATAATTCTTGATTTTGACCCTCATCTGTTTCCTGTCATTGGGATCCTGGATGGATGTTCCTGTCTGCCTGTCCTTTGAACCATGGAATAGACCATGACAATGCTTCTTGGATtcactattttatttaaagaaaaatgttgcaTTCCAGAATTAAAACCTTATCCCATTTGTGAAACATGCTAGTGGTCGTATCAATGTTGTGAGCCTGATTAGTTGCATCTGGGCCAtgatgacttgccatcattgatggaacaatgaattctgaattataccaacaaattctaaaggaagatatcaggacatctgtccatgaactgaatctcaagagaaagtggggcatacagcaagacaacgaccctaagcacacaagtaattctaccaaagaatgattaaagaagaatatagttaatgtttttaaatggccaagtcaaagtcctgaccttaatccagaagaaatgttgtggaaagaccagAAACAAGCAataatgtgaggaaacccaaGAACATCCcagaattgaagctgttctgtactgaggaatttgagcaattcctccaagccgatgtgcaggactgatcaacagttaccatgGATGTTTATCACCAGATACTGAAACCAAAGGTTCAATCAAATATATGTAATACTGGAACatgttcctcaataaataaatgaccatgtataatatttttgtctcatttgttaaaCTGGGTTTTCttgatctacttttaggactctgatgatgttttaggtcatatttatgaagaaatatagaaaattctaaagggttcacaaactttcaagtacTAGTGTAGTTAACGCAACACACATTATCCAGTCGATAAGCAAATGAGtaagttgattaaataaatatattttgtgcCCCATAACTTTCATTCAGAATTACTCATATGAACATTATTGGTCAAATTGCTTCAAAATATACAGAATACCTGCTTTGGGGTAAGTAGCAATGAGGATGTCATCTGGTCTTGCCTGGAAGTTTTGAACATTTTCCCAGTCATCAGTAAAGTAATGCACCATAGAGATGCCTTCAAAGTCAAACAGTTCTGGTCTGCTGGTCGACGTCATCTGCAGTGTCGAACATTATTGTGAACTTTGGCAAAGAACCTAACCATAACTTAATCTAACAGAggttatttttctatttaaagCTTTATTGTAGTTCTGTTAAAACAGCAGTGCATTAAATTCACACAGAAATACTGATGTAAGTTTGCTAGCCCACTTTTCATTAATTATAACTAGTTTGTTATATAAATTCAAATTTACTAATGATAACTAGTTCATGCATCAACCAAATCTGGAGCCATTGTACCCTTTCCAAAATGCTTTCATAAAACATTTACCAAAGCAAGTGTGTTGCTTTTTGTAAGCCTTGGATTGCCACATGACACACTTAGCTTGAAAGGGAAAGTAGATTTCCCAACAACTTTCACAAATATTTGTAGCTGACTCACCAAAGAAACATCAGATCCTTCCATGATGAAATAAGAAATTGCAATTTTGTCTTTGTCACTCAGTTTCTTTCCCTCAAAACTTTTGACCTGGACACACTTCCGTCATGCTACTTATCACAGctgacttctttttttctctctctctcgttctagCACTGGATTATATAACCACCCAAAGTCCTTCCCTT
Proteins encoded in this window:
- the LOC108265625 gene encoding cytosolic sulfotransferase 3, encoding MEGSDVSLMTSTSRPELFDFEGISMVHYFTDDWENVQNFQARPDDILIATYPKAGTTWVSYILDLIYFGNTAPERQTSIPIYLRVPFLEAVIPKIATGVELVNNLSTTPRLIKTHLPVQLVPKSFWEQNCKVVYVARNAKDNAVSYFHFERMNHLQPDPGDWNNYLQMFMDGKKVFGPWYDHVTGYWEKKQTYSNLHYMFFEDMVENTDREVERLSSFLGLSTPKEEREKITKNTHFDAMKQNKMTNYSTIPVMNFSISPFMRKGKVGDWKNHFTVAQNEQFDKHYKERMKNPTLKFRTEI